The genome window CGTGCTCGCGCTTCCGATCGCCTTATACGCGCTCATCGCCGTGCCGCGTGCGCGGTTGCCGCTTGCCGCGCTTGCTGTCGCGCTGATGCTCGCGATTCCGACATTCAATGTCTTCCCGTTCAGTTACCACCGCCTCGCGGGGCTTGTTCTCTTTCTTGTCGTGACGCGGCCGGACGATGTCGGGCGGGCGGCCGGCGCCGATGTCAGCGCATCTGCCGCCGGCCCCACGCGCCGATGATGCGCGTGAACGTCGCGGGCGCGAGGCGCTTGAGTCGCCAGAGCCATCGCGCGTCCGCCATCGGCAGGCTGTAGAGCCGGCCGCGTTCGACATCGCGCAGAACGCGGCGGGCGACGCGGTCGGCGTCGATCCCGCCGCTCATCAGGCGGCGCGCGGCGTCTTTCGCCTTTTCGTTTTCGAATCGCCCCGCGTCGACGATGTCCGAGCGAAAAAATGTCGGGCACGCGACGGTGACGCCGACCCCCGTTCCGGCAAGCTCCGCGGCGAGTGTCTCGGAAATGGAGACGACGCCGGCCTTGGCGACGTTGTACGCGCCCATCATCGGGGCGCTCACGAACCCGGCCGCCGCGGCGATGTTCAGCACGTGGCCGAATCCCTGCGCCCGCATGCGCGGAACGAAAACGTGGCAGCCGTACACGACGCCGAAAAGGTCGATATCGAGCGTCCAGCGCCACGCCGCAAGCGACAACTCGCCGATTGCCCCCGCGCTCGTGACGCCCGCGTTGTTGACCAGAAGGTCGATGCGATCCGGGCAGGCGGCGGACAGGCGTTCGAAATCCGACGGCCGCGTCACGTCGCAGGCGACCGCGACGGCCGACGCAGCGCCCGCTTCCGACGCGAGCCGCGCCGTTTCGAACGCCGTGGATTCGTCCTTGTCCGCAAGCACCAGCCGCGCTTTTCGCGGCGCGAGGGCAAGCGCCAGCGCGCGGCCGAATCCGCCGCCGGCGCCGGTGATGACGACATGGGGCGACGCGGCAAGGGGCATGGCGGTCTCCGGAAAACGGCGCCCATTTCCTTACGCCCTGCTATAAGATCGGTCAAACGCGGTGGACGATCCGCGCGCGGCTTCGGACACGGCGGCACAAGGGGACCCCATGAGCGACAAGACCTGGATGATTTACGGAGCGAACGGTTACACCGGCACGCTGATCGCGATCGAAGCCGCGCGGCGCGGCATGGCGCCGATCGTCGCGGGGCGAAGCGAAAAGCCGGTGCGCGAACTCGCCGATCGTCTGAAACTTCCGCACCGCGTTTTCTCGCTCGACGATCCCGCCGCGACCCGCGCGAGCCTTGCCGCATGCGCGGCCGTGCTTCATTGCGCCGGCCCGTTTTCGGCGACAAGCCGGCCGATGGTCGATGCGTGCCTCGATGCCGGCGCGCACTACCTCGACATCACCGGCGAGCTCGAGGTTTTCGAGGCGATCTTCGCGCGCGGCGACGAGGCGAAAACGCGCGGCGTCACGCTGATGCCCGGCGTCGGGTTTGACGTGGTGCCGTCCGACGGACTGGCCGCGATGCTGAAGGAACGCCTGCCCGCGGCGCGTTCGCTCGAACTGGCGTTCGATTCGAAAAGCCCCGTCAGCGGCGGGACGGCCAAGACGATGATCGAGGCGCTGCCGCACGGCGGCGCGATCCGCCGGAACGGGCGCATCGAACGCACCCCGATGCTCGCGTTTCGCCGCAAGGTGGCCTTCGCGGACGGCACGCGCTGGGCGATGAGCATCCCGTGGGGCGACGTATCGACCGCGTACCATTCGCTCGGTTTCAAGGACGTGACGATCTACGCGGGTGTGCCGCGCGCGGCGATTGTCGCGGCGCCGGTCATCCGCGCGCTCGCGCCGCTGCTCGGACGGCCGGGTGGCGTCCGGGCGCTCAAGAAGATGGTCGACCGCTTCGGAGGCCGCCTGCCCGAAAAGCCCGGTGCCGGCGAAAAGTGCGAGCTCTGGGCGCGCGCCGAGGACGCAGACGGCCGCGCGATCGAGGGCACGCTGACCACCCGCGGGACATATGCGCTCACCGCCAAGACGGCGGTCGAATCCGTACGCCGCATGCTCGAAGGCGGCGCGCCCGCCGGCGCCGTGTCGCCGTCCCAAGCCTTCGGCGCGGATTACGTCACGACATTTTCCGGGTGCGTGGTGCGGATCGAGTGAGGTCAGGGCAAATGCACACGCACCACGAACGCCTCGGCGTCGACCCCCAACCCATCGAAGGATACGAGATCGATCGGCGTTGCAAGGCCCGCGCTCCCCGCCTTGCCGGACGCGAGTAACTCCGCCAGGCGCACGGGGAGAAACGCCGTTGGCGACGCGCCGTCGGTGAAAACCATCGTGGCCTTGCGGGCCGTCTCGCCGTTTGCGACCGAGACGGTAAGCAGCACCTCGCGGGGGAGCCCTTCTTTCCGGGCGCGTTGAAACTCCTTGTCGTTCAGCGGGCGGGCGATCGCCTCGAGGAGCCGGTAGGCCCAGGCGCGCCGTTGCGGTTGCAGCAAGCGAATCACCGGAAAAAGCCACATCGGCTGCTCGCCCAGATAAAACCAGGTGTGCACGTCGCGCATGGAGTAGCCCGCGGACAGGGCCAGCGTGTCGATCGTCGGAATCTCAAACACACGGCGCTTGCCGAAGGGCGCATCGAACCCGACGGTCCGATGCGAGCGTCCCAGCACGACGGGCGTTTGCTCCCCGTCGACCACGGCGGTGGGCCGATGACAAGCGTCCAGGATACCGCCCATCACGGATCCGAAGCCGGAATCCTCGTAGGCGTGTTGAAATTGTAGATAGAAGATATCGACCGACCCGCCGCCCGCGACATCGTCGAGCAACTTTGCGGTAAGTAGCGTCGAAATGCCGGGGATCACGCCGGCCCCGGTCACAAGGAGCACGCCCTTTTCCCGTGCGTCCTCGTCGAGGGCGCGAAGGTTGCGATAGTGGATCTGCTCGTTGGCGCAGTCGATGACCGAGCAACCCGCGTCGATGGCGATGCGCGCGATACCCGCCCCGTGCACGGCGTAGGGCCCGATCGCGTTGATGACGATCTTCGCGGACGCGCACGCATCGCGCAGCGCGCCGCGATCCGCGGCGTCGAGCACGAGCCGCCGGACGCGATCCCCGGCGCCCGCGATATCGAGTGCCTGGAGCTTTTCCGCGTTGCGCCCGGCGGCGATGACGGGAAATCGCGTTTTCTCGACAAGCCGCTTCACAATCGCCCGCCCCGCGAGGCCGTACGCACCGAGGACAAGGATGGTTGCGGTTTGTGTCATGGGTATGTTGCCCCTTTTTTCCAGTGTTGCGCGCGGCGCAGCTTAACATTGCGCGCGTGTCGACCAAGGATGGACGCCGGGGGTGCGCGAAGTACTGGCGCCGTGCGTTTTTCGGGTTTGGGACGCTCCCTTTTGCTCGCAGGCAAGGGGACAATTCCGGTCCCGTTTTTTACGCGTTTTGTTTGTAAAAATGGGCCGCTTTTCTTGCATCCCGGCCACGATTATGTGAATACCATTACGTAATTCACCGCTTCATTGGCGGGCTTCCGGGCCCGTCCCGCGGACGCACCATGCGCAACCCGTACATCCGTGAACAGAAGGAAATATTCGGGCGGAAGGTCCTTGCCGTCCTTCCCGTTCACTATCCCAAGGAAATCCTCACGGCCCTCGATATCCTCGCGGTCGAGATGTGGGGCCCTCCCGGCACGCCTCGCGGTCCCGACGCCGGCCGGCTCCAGGCGTACGTCTGCGCCGTCGCCCGCAACGCCCTGGCGTTCATGGCCTCGGGCGGCGCCGACGCCGTTGACGGCGCGCTCTTCCCGCACACGTGCGACTCGATCCAGGGACTCGCGACGCAGGCCCCGGACATGGGCGGCTGGACGAAACCCTCGTTCCGCTTCATTCACCCCAAGGGCGAATGGCGACCAAGCTCGCACACCTTCGTCGAGAAGGAGATGCGCAGCCTCGCCGGGGAGCTTGAGGCGTTCGCGGGCAAGCCGCTCGACGAGACGCGCCTTCGCGACGCGGTCCGCCTGCACCGGGAGATCGACGACGTGCGCGCCGAGCTTCTCGCCAATCGCTCGCGGATCGAAATGAACGACCGCGAATTCTACACGCTGCTGCGCCGCGGGGAGTATCTCTGGCCAGAAGAGCACCTGGACGAGCTTCGCGCGGCCCGGGAGAACCTTCGTTCGGACACCGTCCAGAAGGGCATCCCGATCATGATCACCGGCTACGTGCCGGAGCCGATGTCGATCTTCGACGCGATCGGGAACGCCGGTGCGTTCGTCGCCGTGGACGACTACGCGGCCGTTGGCCGGCGCGTCGTGCGCCCGGCGGCCGAGGCCGGCGAGGATCCCTTCCGCGATCTCGCCGACGCGTACTTTCAGGCGCCGCCTTGTCCGACGCGCTCGTCGAACCGGTCGATCCGGATGGCCTGGCTGGCCGGCCTGTACGACAAGGGCGGCGCGGCCGGCGTCATTGTCCACGAGCCGAAATTCTGCGAGCCGGAGCTCTTCGACGTCCCCGGCCTCCGCGAGACGTTCTCCGCGAAAAAAGCTCCGCTGCTCTACCTCGAAGGCGAGTTGGAAACCGAACTGCCCGGGCAGGCCGTCACGCGCATCGAGGCCTTCGTCGAAATGCTTGGATCCGGGAGTCGCGCATGATCACAAGGCGCATCCAATACGAGGTCGCGGGCCGCGTCGTCGGGCCCATGCTCATGTCCCTTCAGAACTGGCAGGCCGACCGAAAGCGCCGCGCGCGCAAGCCGAAAGAAAATCCCTTCGGCCCGCCGTTCGAGTGCCTGCGCAAGCTCAAGGACATCATGTCGATCCACTACCTGAAGGGCCGATACGCCGATGGCGCGGTGCCGGTGGCCTGGGTCACGAGCGGTTTTCCCGTCGAGGTGCTGCGTCCGCTGGGTTATCACTGCGTCTACCCGGAAAACCACGCGGCGATCTGCGGGGTCCAGCGCCTCACGCCCGAGCTCTCCGACGCGGTCGAGAAGGAAGGCTACTCGCGCGACCTCTGTTCCTACGCGCGCGCCGACATCGGGTGCGTCATCACGGGAAAGACTCCCGTCGGCCGCCTCCCCAGGCCGGACCTGCTCGCATGCTGCACGAACATCTGCCAGACCGTCCTTTACTGGTACCGGAGCCTCGCGGAGTACTTCGGCTGCCCGCTCGTCCTCATCGACACGCCATACCTCTACGGCCCGGCGAAGCCGCACCAGCTTGAGTACGTCAAGGACCAGCTCATGGAGCTGATCGACGTCGCCGAGAAGGTCGCCGGCAAGAAGGTGGACATGGAAGAGCTGGCGAAGGTCGTCGAACTCGCCCGCGATGGCACGAAGCTCTGGGGCGACTGCCTGGCTACCGCAACGGCGAAACCGTCCCCCTGGACCGGCATCGACGGATTCTTCCACATCGCGCCCATCGTCGCGTTGCGCGGCACCCAAGAGTGCAACGCCTATTACCGCCTGCTCCTCGACGAACTCAAGGACCGCGTTCAAAAGGGCGTCGGCGGCATCAAGAACGAGAAGTACCGCCTGCTCTGGGACAACCTTCCCATCTGGTACAACACACGCGACCTTTCAACGAAGCTCGCCAACGAGGGATTCAACTTCGTCGTCACGACGTACACCAACGCCTGGGCCGAGGCCGGCGCGCAAATCGATCCGGCCGATCCGTGGAACTCCGCGGCCAGATCCTACACGTACATCATCCTGAACCAGGATTTGAACAACCGCCTTCAGATCATGAACCGTCTCGCGAGAACGTACTCCGTGGACGGCGCGATCCTGCACAGCGACCGCTCGTGCAAGCCGTATTCGATCGGGCAGCTCGACCTCAAGGAACGCATGAGCCGCGAGCTCGGCATCCGCGTTCTCGTCCTGGAGGCCGACCACAACGACCCGCGCGCCTGGTCCGCCGAGCAGGGCGACACCCGCGTTGGCGCGTTCATGGAGAGCTTCGCGTGAGCGCGGAGCGTTGAGAATCGAATTCCATTGACCGGAAACGAAATAAAATCCCATCCTCCCGCCGCGATTGGCGTCGACGTCGGAAGCACCACCTGGAAGGGCGTCGTCATCGACGCGGACGGGAGCGTCCTTGCGAGCGCCGTTGAGCCGGCGAACCCGCGCGTCGAAGAGCAGACGCGCGCGCGGCTGGCCGAGCTTATGGAAAAATCCGGGGCCGAGCCCGATACGCCCGTCGGTGCGACGGGTTACGGACGCAAGCGCGTCAACGCCACGAAGGTTCTGACCGAGATCACCTGCCATGCGCGCGGCGCCTTCACCCTTGCCGGGCGCGCCGGTGTCCTCATCGACATGGGCGGGCAGGATACGAAGGTCATCCGTATCGGGCCCGCGGGCGAGGTCCTCGATTTCGTCATGAACGACAAGTGCGCCGCCGGCACGGGGCGGTTCCTCGAGGTCATTCTCGGCCGCCTCCAGATCCCGTTCGACCAGGTCGCCGAGCACGCGCGGCGCGCGCCATCAGGCGTTCCCGTGTCCAACACGTGCACGGTCTTCGCGGAGAGCGAGGTCATCTCGCTCGTGGCCGAGGGCCATGCCGTCGAGGGCATCGTGCGCGGGCTGCATCAATCACTCTCCACGCGCGTCGCGTCGCTGGCGGGAAAGATGACCGACGGAGCCGATATATTCATGAGCGGCGGCGTCGCCTTGAACCTCGCCATGATCGACGCGCTCGGCGAAGCCCTGCGAAAGCCGATATCCGTCCTGCCCGATCCGCAACTGGTCGGCGCGCTTGGCGCGGCCCTCTCGGTGGCCTGAAGGCGCCGGCGCGCCTCACGCTCCTTGGCCCCGACCGCCTCGGCGAGCGAAAATTTGACAAAAGCGCGCCGCGACCCCATTATTTAATGTTCGGCGAAAGGCCGGGCAGCGATTTTCGGATCGCGGGTTCCTTGAAAATGGGGGTGTCACGGTTTCGACGGAGACGTTGAAGCGCGTGCGTGCGAGTCGTGGTTTGTCGGTTGGCCACGTTAAAAGCCGACAAACTGATAGTTGCCAACGACAACTTCGCTCTGGCTGCATAACCACTTGTAGCCCGTGCCACCGTCCCCTGCCTGCGGGGGCGGATGGCGCGTCGCTTAGCAGGCTGGCCGAACCGGGCCGCCGGATCCCGGGAAGGCGAGATCGTCATTCGGCTGCGGAGAGCG of bacterium contains these proteins:
- a CDS encoding SDR family NAD(P)-dependent oxidoreductase, translating into MPLAASPHVVITGAGGGFGRALALALAPRKARLVLADKDESTAFETARLASEAGAASAVAVACDVTRPSDFERLSAACPDRIDLLVNNAGVTSAGAIGELSLAAWRWTLDIDLFGVVYGCHVFVPRMRAQGFGHVLNIAAAAGFVSAPMMGAYNVAKAGVVSISETLAAELAGTGVGVTVACPTFFRSDIVDAGRFENEKAKDAARRLMSGGIDADRVARRVLRDVERGRLYSLPMADARWLWRLKRLAPATFTRIIGAWGRRQMR
- a CDS encoding saccharopine dehydrogenase NADP-binding domain-containing protein, translating into MSDKTWMIYGANGYTGTLIAIEAARRGMAPIVAGRSEKPVRELADRLKLPHRVFSLDDPAATRASLAACAAVLHCAGPFSATSRPMVDACLDAGAHYLDITGELEVFEAIFARGDEAKTRGVTLMPGVGFDVVPSDGLAAMLKERLPAARSLELAFDSKSPVSGGTAKTMIEALPHGGAIRRNGRIERTPMLAFRRKVAFADGTRWAMSIPWGDVSTAYHSLGFKDVTIYAGVPRAAIVAAPVIRALAPLLGRPGGVRALKKMVDRFGGRLPEKPGAGEKCELWARAEDADGRAIEGTLTTRGTYALTAKTAVESVRRMLEGGAPAGAVSPSQAFGADYVTTFSGCVVRIE
- a CDS encoding saccharopine dehydrogenase NADP-binding domain-containing protein, yielding MTQTATILVLGAYGLAGRAIVKRLVEKTRFPVIAAGRNAEKLQALDIAGAGDRVRRLVLDAADRGALRDACASAKIVINAIGPYAVHGAGIARIAIDAGCSVIDCANEQIHYRNLRALDEDAREKGVLLVTGAGVIPGISTLLTAKLLDDVAGGGSVDIFYLQFQHAYEDSGFGSVMGGILDACHRPTAVVDGEQTPVVLGRSHRTVGFDAPFGKRRVFEIPTIDTLALSAGYSMRDVHTWFYLGEQPMWLFPVIRLLQPQRRAWAYRLLEAIARPLNDKEFQRARKEGLPREVLLTVSVANGETARKATMVFTDGASPTAFLPVRLAELLASGKAGSAGLATPIDLVSFDGLGVDAEAFVVRVHLP
- a CDS encoding 2-hydroxyacyl-CoA dehydratase family protein; the encoded protein is MRNPYIREQKEIFGRKVLAVLPVHYPKEILTALDILAVEMWGPPGTPRGPDAGRLQAYVCAVARNALAFMASGGADAVDGALFPHTCDSIQGLATQAPDMGGWTKPSFRFIHPKGEWRPSSHTFVEKEMRSLAGELEAFAGKPLDETRLRDAVRLHREIDDVRAELLANRSRIEMNDREFYTLLRRGEYLWPEEHLDELRAARENLRSDTVQKGIPIMITGYVPEPMSIFDAIGNAGAFVAVDDYAAVGRRVVRPAAEAGEDPFRDLADAYFQAPPCPTRSSNRSIRMAWLAGLYDKGGAAGVIVHEPKFCEPELFDVPGLRETFSAKKAPLLYLEGELETELPGQAVTRIEAFVEMLGSGSRA
- a CDS encoding 2-hydroxyacyl-CoA dehydratase family protein → MITRRIQYEVAGRVVGPMLMSLQNWQADRKRRARKPKENPFGPPFECLRKLKDIMSIHYLKGRYADGAVPVAWVTSGFPVEVLRPLGYHCVYPENHAAICGVQRLTPELSDAVEKEGYSRDLCSYARADIGCVITGKTPVGRLPRPDLLACCTNICQTVLYWYRSLAEYFGCPLVLIDTPYLYGPAKPHQLEYVKDQLMELIDVAEKVAGKKVDMEELAKVVELARDGTKLWGDCLATATAKPSPWTGIDGFFHIAPIVALRGTQECNAYYRLLLDELKDRVQKGVGGIKNEKYRLLWDNLPIWYNTRDLSTKLANEGFNFVVTTYTNAWAEAGAQIDPADPWNSAARSYTYIILNQDLNNRLQIMNRLARTYSVDGAILHSDRSCKPYSIGQLDLKERMSRELGIRVLVLEADHNDPRAWSAEQGDTRVGAFMESFA
- a CDS encoding acyl-CoA dehydratase activase; the protein is MTGNEIKSHPPAAIGVDVGSTTWKGVVIDADGSVLASAVEPANPRVEEQTRARLAELMEKSGAEPDTPVGATGYGRKRVNATKVLTEITCHARGAFTLAGRAGVLIDMGGQDTKVIRIGPAGEVLDFVMNDKCAAGTGRFLEVILGRLQIPFDQVAEHARRAPSGVPVSNTCTVFAESEVISLVAEGHAVEGIVRGLHQSLSTRVASLAGKMTDGADIFMSGGVALNLAMIDALGEALRKPISVLPDPQLVGALGAALSVA